From Streptosporangium album, the proteins below share one genomic window:
- a CDS encoding DUF4407 domain-containing protein: MRGFLSALSAGLIALSGARPEILRTCPTERGKFEGIGGAVLTTSVLAVVSMTFALNSALGVNIVVAVVVALLWGLAILSLDRWLVSTIKPDAPNRWTLAVPRILIAVVLGLVISTPLVLQVFKAEIDTQIAEMKQQRANTFAVRQEQGAVGKGVDQLRKEVADLQQVISSGGDIPLDLEQDPKIKALSVQRADGQKQADKHYKEWQCQLYGGPNCVKKGNGPLAQESRRAYEKDKERIELLTRQIEGRKRELNATGEQAKETRLAAAKEALPKVQRQLDAAVEQQSWIQRSFTENNLATDGLLTRLRALNELTGKDFTLSMARLLLFALFLLIECLPVAVKLMQRPGVYDKALAFAERRDLDCVRKEFGVRAGSRSRPTEPGGSDSVWRIWSPREDTSRRPGATFGEEARPPQGPNGTQAEPTEPDYEYGPLEDQALRGMTETHILRRPGPGAERSGGIELLPDED, from the coding sequence ATGAGAGGTTTCCTGAGCGCGCTGTCTGCGGGTTTGATCGCGCTGTCAGGAGCGCGCCCTGAGATTCTCCGGACGTGCCCGACCGAACGCGGCAAATTCGAGGGCATCGGGGGCGCCGTCCTCACCACGAGCGTGCTCGCCGTCGTCTCCATGACGTTCGCCCTCAACAGCGCGCTCGGCGTCAACATCGTCGTCGCCGTGGTCGTCGCTCTGCTGTGGGGCCTGGCGATCCTCAGCCTCGACCGGTGGCTTGTCTCCACCATCAAACCTGACGCGCCGAACCGCTGGACGCTGGCCGTGCCGCGCATCCTCATCGCCGTCGTGCTCGGCCTGGTGATCTCCACTCCTCTGGTGCTGCAGGTTTTCAAGGCCGAGATCGACACCCAGATCGCCGAGATGAAACAGCAGCGCGCCAACACCTTCGCCGTACGGCAGGAGCAGGGCGCAGTGGGGAAGGGCGTCGACCAGCTCCGCAAGGAGGTGGCCGATCTGCAGCAGGTGATTTCCTCCGGCGGCGACATTCCCCTTGACCTGGAACAGGACCCGAAGATAAAGGCGCTGTCAGTCCAGCGCGCCGATGGGCAGAAGCAAGCGGACAAACACTACAAAGAGTGGCAGTGTCAGCTCTATGGTGGTCCAAACTGTGTCAAAAAGGGCAATGGTCCACTCGCTCAGGAGAGCCGACGTGCATACGAAAAGGACAAGGAGCGCATTGAGCTGCTCACCCGGCAGATAGAGGGCCGCAAGCGGGAGCTGAACGCGACCGGGGAACAGGCCAAGGAGACCCGGCTCGCCGCCGCGAAGGAGGCGCTGCCCAAGGTCCAGCGTCAGCTCGACGCCGCGGTCGAGCAGCAGAGCTGGATCCAGCGGTCCTTCACCGAGAACAACCTGGCCACCGACGGGCTGCTCACCCGGCTCCGGGCGCTCAACGAGCTGACCGGCAAAGACTTCACGCTCAGCATGGCCCGGCTGCTGCTGTTCGCACTGTTCCTGCTCATCGAGTGCCTGCCGGTCGCGGTGAAGCTCATGCAGCGGCCCGGCGTCTACGACAAGGCGCTCGCGTTCGCCGAGCGCCGGGACCTGGACTGCGTGCGCAAGGAGTTCGGCGTCCGCGCCGGGTCCCGGTCCCGGCCGACGGAGCCCGGCGGGTCGGACAGCGTCTGGCGCATCTGGTCACCCCGCGAGGACACGTCGCGACGGCCCGGCGCCACCTTCGGGGAGGAGGCGCGGCCGCCCCAGGGACCGAACGGCACCCAGGCCGAGCCGACCGAACCCGACTACGAGTACGGGCCCCTGGAAGACCAGGCTCTGCGCGGCATGACGGAGACCCATATCCTGCGGAGGCCGGGACCGGGTGCGGAGCGCTCGGGCGGGATCGAACTGCTCCCCGACGAGGACTGA
- a CDS encoding GNAT family N-acetyltransferase, whose amino-acid sequence MFALSLTARAELRPLEPWLAEEFLDHLDRARENISPWVSPTFVATDLAEARAVLRRYADRRSQDAGGIWGIWLEGTLVGGVMFVSFDTALGVCEAGCWLEPGAEGHGLITRAIERIVDWAVRERGIQRVEWRTNADNVRSINVAKRLGMTRDGTLRQVYPGESRRIDIEIWSVLADEWRARGARSDADKAEIDELTAAFFRLFANAGGARPDVGVIRRLFVPGGIIVKGGPQQEVYDLDSFAEPRQKLLTSGELTEFAEEEIWERTEIFGDVAQRLCHYRKRGVHLGRPFAGAGTKSIHFLRTPEGWRMAALSWDDDR is encoded by the coding sequence ATGTTCGCCCTTTCCCTCACCGCCCGCGCTGAGCTGCGGCCGCTTGAGCCGTGGCTGGCCGAGGAGTTCCTCGACCACCTCGACCGGGCGCGTGAGAACATCTCGCCGTGGGTGTCGCCGACGTTCGTCGCCACCGACCTCGCCGAGGCCCGTGCGGTGTTGCGGCGCTACGCCGACAGGCGGTCACAGGACGCGGGTGGCATCTGGGGGATCTGGCTGGAGGGCACACTCGTCGGTGGCGTGATGTTCGTGTCGTTCGACACCGCGCTGGGCGTCTGCGAGGCGGGCTGCTGGCTCGAACCCGGCGCGGAGGGGCACGGGCTGATCACTCGCGCCATCGAGCGGATCGTCGACTGGGCGGTGAGGGAGCGCGGCATCCAGCGCGTCGAGTGGCGGACCAACGCCGACAACGTGCGCAGCATCAACGTCGCCAAGCGGCTGGGCATGACCCGCGACGGTACCCTGCGGCAGGTCTACCCGGGCGAGAGCCGGCGCATCGACATCGAGATCTGGTCGGTACTCGCCGACGAGTGGCGCGCCCGCGGGGCGCGGAGCGACGCGGACAAGGCCGAGATCGACGAGCTGACGGCGGCCTTCTTCCGCCTGTTCGCCAACGCGGGCGGCGCTCGCCCGGACGTCGGTGTGATCCGCCGGCTCTTCGTCCCGGGGGGAATCATCGTCAAGGGCGGACCGCAGCAGGAGGTCTACGACCTGGACTCGTTCGCCGAGCCGCGACAGAAGCTGCTGACCTCGGGCGAGCTCACCGAGTTCGCCGAGGAGGAGATCTGGGAGCGCACGGAGATCTTCGGCGACGTCGCGCAACGGTTGTGCCACTACCGTAAGCGCGGCGTTCACCTCGGCAGGCCATTCGCCGGGGCGGGGACGAAGAGCATCCACTTCCTGCGCACGCCGGAAGGCTGGCGGATGGCCGCCCTCTCCTGGGACGACGACCGGTGA
- a CDS encoding TetR/AcrR family transcriptional regulator: protein MSPPRTDHDARRHDVSEAVWRVLAEHGFAGLTLRAVAAAMGASTGLVTHYFAGKHELIAHALDILEARTQQRPRLKAPAIGLPTLRAHMLDILPLTSEGVAMNRIWVGSWDVALSDPALFAAQATRYERIRAGLCTAIEDAQRLGELPTLADAQRLAATALSFTHGLVVQALFAPERFPAEHQIELVDDFLATLTAERDRGWPTDPSGWSHKQESPGQMH from the coding sequence ATGAGCCCCCCCCGCACCGACCACGACGCCCGCCGCCACGACGTCTCCGAGGCGGTCTGGCGGGTCCTCGCCGAGCACGGGTTCGCCGGCCTCACCCTGCGCGCGGTCGCGGCGGCCATGGGGGCTTCCACCGGGCTCGTCACGCACTACTTCGCAGGCAAGCACGAGCTGATCGCCCACGCCCTCGACATCCTGGAGGCACGCACGCAGCAGCGCCCGCGCCTGAAGGCGCCCGCGATCGGACTGCCCACGCTGCGCGCCCACATGCTCGACATCCTCCCGCTGACATCGGAGGGTGTGGCGATGAACCGGATCTGGGTCGGCTCCTGGGACGTGGCACTCTCCGACCCCGCGCTCTTCGCCGCGCAGGCCACCCGGTATGAGCGCATCCGCGCGGGGCTGTGCACCGCGATCGAAGACGCGCAGCGCCTGGGCGAGCTGCCCACCCTGGCCGATGCGCAGCGGCTGGCGGCGACCGCGCTGTCCTTCACGCACGGCCTGGTGGTGCAGGCGCTCTTCGCCCCGGAAAGGTTCCCGGCGGAGCACCAGATCGAGCTCGTCGACGACTTCCTCGCCACACTCACCGCTGAGCGCGATCGTGGATGGCCGACGGACCCGTCAGGATGGTCACACAAACAAGAAAGCCCAGGCCAAATGCATTGA
- a CDS encoding AAA family ATPase, with protein sequence MWFASPADVRERLSAVDYLTDDSIATSVFLAGALGKPLLAEGPAGVGKTQLAKAVAAATGAQLVRLQCYEGLDEARALYEWNYKKQLLRIQAGNGEDWDATHDDIFTEEFLLERPLLRAIRSQTPTVLLIDETDKADVEVEGLLLEILSDYQVTIPELGTIAAVRRPYVVLTSNATRELSEALKRRCLYLYLEYPAPERERDIVLAQVPAIEAGLAEQLARTVATLRALELKKSPSIAETVDWAHTLLALGRTELDAETVGATLGVVLKHAADQTRARKELAL encoded by the coding sequence ATGTGGTTCGCCTCGCCCGCCGACGTCCGGGAGCGGCTCAGCGCCGTGGACTACCTCACGGACGACTCCATCGCGACCTCGGTCTTCCTGGCCGGCGCGCTCGGCAAGCCGCTGCTGGCCGAGGGGCCCGCGGGGGTGGGCAAGACCCAGCTCGCCAAGGCCGTGGCGGCGGCGACCGGGGCCCAACTCGTCCGGCTGCAGTGCTACGAGGGGCTCGACGAGGCCAGGGCGCTGTACGAGTGGAACTACAAGAAGCAGCTCCTGCGCATCCAGGCCGGCAACGGCGAGGACTGGGACGCCACCCACGACGACATCTTCACCGAGGAGTTCCTGCTGGAGCGGCCCCTGCTCCGGGCGATCCGGTCGCAGACGCCGACGGTCCTGCTGATCGACGAGACCGACAAGGCCGACGTGGAGGTGGAGGGCCTGCTCCTGGAGATCCTCTCCGACTACCAGGTCACCATCCCCGAGCTCGGCACGATCGCCGCCGTGCGCCGGCCGTACGTGGTGCTGACCTCCAACGCGACCCGCGAGCTGTCGGAGGCCCTGAAGCGGCGCTGCCTCTACCTGTATCTGGAGTATCCGGCGCCGGAACGCGAGCGCGACATCGTGCTGGCGCAGGTGCCCGCGATCGAGGCGGGCCTGGCCGAGCAGCTCGCCCGTACGGTCGCCACCCTGCGCGCCCTTGAGCTGAAGAAGTCCCCCTCGATCGCCGAGACCGTCGACTGGGCCCACACGCTGCTCGCGCTGGGCCGGACCGAGCTGGACGCGGAGACGGTCGGCGCCACCCTCGGCGTGGTGCTCAAGCACGCCGCCGACCAGACCCGCGCCCGCAAGGAGCTGGCGCTGTGA
- a CDS encoding vWA domain-containing protein → MSLLDRHVGFVHALREAGLPVSLAEGLDAARALQVIDLAERESLRAAYASTLVKRPSHRPGFDTLFDLWFPASTTGLSGSRTEGPEGPGGSEGDPDALDLETAEVPQLRDRLAELLLGADGMNEFARAMVERFGRQTAGPGRQNWFSYSVLRALSPETLMARLLAEVLAGRERGGLAEKVARQRIGENTRRFEDAVSTDVRRRIAEDSGIERIARSAVRPPLEQLDFLRVTKADLARLRREVHPLARRLATRLTVKHRLGHRGRLDFRRTVRASLSSGGVPLTVFNKPRRPHRPELVILCDTSDSVASFAHFTLLLTYALREQFAKVRAFGFVDTVDEITRFFVPGADVAEAMTRLAAEADMVRFGRTNYGNAFERFAERYGDAVGPKTSLLILGDARSNYQRPALETLRRLSEEARHVYWLNPEPMSQWDTGDSLATAYGEVVPMHECRNVVQLAAFVEELA, encoded by the coding sequence GTGAGTCTTCTTGACCGGCATGTCGGCTTCGTGCACGCGCTGCGCGAGGCCGGGCTGCCGGTGTCGCTGGCCGAGGGGCTGGACGCGGCGCGGGCGCTGCAGGTGATCGACCTGGCCGAGCGGGAGTCGCTGCGCGCCGCCTACGCCTCGACCCTGGTCAAGCGGCCCTCGCACCGGCCGGGTTTCGACACGCTCTTCGACCTGTGGTTCCCCGCCTCGACCACCGGACTTTCCGGCTCGCGCACGGAAGGCCCGGAAGGCCCGGGAGGCTCGGAAGGCGACCCGGACGCCCTGGACCTGGAGACCGCGGAGGTCCCACAGCTGCGGGACCGGCTGGCCGAGCTGCTGCTGGGCGCCGATGGGATGAACGAGTTCGCCCGCGCGATGGTGGAGCGGTTCGGCCGCCAGACCGCCGGGCCGGGGCGGCAGAACTGGTTCTCCTACTCGGTGCTGCGAGCGCTCTCCCCCGAGACGCTCATGGCCCGGCTGCTGGCGGAGGTGCTGGCCGGCCGGGAACGCGGCGGTCTGGCCGAGAAGGTCGCGCGGCAGCGGATCGGCGAGAACACCAGGCGCTTCGAGGACGCCGTCTCCACCGACGTGCGCCGCCGGATCGCCGAGGACTCCGGGATCGAGCGGATCGCGCGCTCCGCCGTACGGCCTCCACTGGAACAGCTCGACTTCCTGCGGGTGACGAAGGCCGACCTGGCCAGGCTGCGCCGGGAGGTCCACCCGCTCGCCCGCCGCCTGGCCACCCGGCTGACCGTCAAGCACCGGCTCGGCCACCGGGGCCGCCTGGACTTCCGCCGGACCGTGCGGGCCTCGCTGTCCAGCGGCGGCGTGCCGCTGACCGTCTTCAACAAGCCGCGCCGCCCGCACCGGCCCGAGCTGGTCATCCTCTGCGACACCAGCGACTCGGTCGCCTCCTTCGCCCACTTCACGCTGCTGCTGACCTACGCGCTGCGCGAGCAGTTCGCCAAGGTCCGCGCGTTCGGCTTCGTGGACACCGTGGACGAGATCACCCGGTTCTTCGTCCCCGGCGCCGACGTGGCCGAGGCCATGACCCGGCTGGCCGCCGAGGCCGACATGGTGCGCTTCGGCCGGACCAACTACGGCAACGCGTTCGAGAGGTTCGCCGAGCGGTACGGCGACGCCGTCGGGCCGAAGACGTCCCTGCTGATCCTGGGCGACGCGCGCTCCAACTACCAGCGGCCCGCGCTGGAGACGCTGCGACGGCTGAGTGAGGAGGCCCGGCACGTCTACTGGCTCAACCCGGAGCCGATGAGTCAGTGGGACACCGGCGACTCGCTGGCCACGGCCTACGGCGAGGTCGTCCCGATGCACGAATGCCGCAACGTCGTCCAGCTCGCGGCCTTCGTCGAGGAACTCGCCTGA
- a CDS encoding acyltransferase family protein, with the protein MSSVGDMAAYPVRVAQRMARQMRRLAERTPPQRERYVDLLRAVAITAVVVGHWLAIYVTRDGKGFQGGSILQVASWTRPLTWLFQVMPLFFLVGGFANAASFTSHLRRRGNATGWVLGRSARLLLPTTMLLGGMVVAALTAGALGAEPTLIGTAVWLASIPLWFLVAYIAVMVLTPPMYALHRRAGLAVPIVLAALVGGGDLARLVPAVPYVGQANFLLAWLAVHQLGFAWQDGRLSSRRSVALPMAAVGFIALVLLTVVGPYPVSMVGFGEEKVQNTSPPTLALLALAVTQAGIALWMRDRGNRWLQRLGPWTVVVAVNSVIMTLFLWHMTAVVIGVLALYGTAVMPDATPGSALWLLLRVPWLACLALILALLVAVFGRFEQRTRLRADSMSVVRGVLPTALTIAGVGAVLAGLLALALAGLGYHGPAGLPVKVLVAYFGGVAVLAFVRWRYAHPAQE; encoded by the coding sequence ATGTCAAGCGTCGGGGACATGGCGGCGTACCCTGTTCGGGTCGCTCAGCGGATGGCGCGGCAGATGCGGCGGCTGGCTGAGCGAACACCACCGCAGCGGGAGCGCTATGTTGACCTGCTGCGCGCCGTCGCGATCACGGCGGTCGTCGTCGGGCACTGGCTGGCGATCTATGTGACTCGCGACGGCAAGGGCTTCCAGGGCGGGAGCATCCTCCAGGTCGCCTCGTGGACCCGCCCGCTGACGTGGCTGTTCCAGGTGATGCCCCTGTTCTTCCTGGTCGGCGGCTTCGCGAACGCCGCGTCCTTCACCTCCCATCTCAGGCGGCGCGGCAACGCCACGGGCTGGGTGCTGGGCCGGAGCGCTCGGCTTCTGCTTCCGACAACGATGCTGCTGGGCGGCATGGTGGTGGCGGCCCTGACGGCCGGGGCCCTGGGTGCGGAGCCCACTCTGATCGGCACGGCGGTCTGGCTGGCCTCGATTCCGTTGTGGTTCCTGGTCGCCTACATCGCCGTGATGGTCCTCACCCCGCCGATGTACGCCCTGCACCGTCGTGCGGGTCTGGCCGTGCCGATTGTCCTGGCGGCCCTGGTCGGCGGGGGCGACCTGGCCCGTCTGGTGCCGGCCGTTCCCTACGTGGGTCAGGCGAACTTCCTGCTCGCCTGGCTGGCTGTGCATCAACTCGGTTTCGCCTGGCAGGACGGGCGCCTGTCATCCCGCCGGAGCGTGGCTCTGCCGATGGCGGCGGTCGGGTTCATCGCTCTCGTGCTTCTCACGGTGGTCGGCCCCTATCCGGTCAGCATGGTGGGGTTCGGGGAGGAGAAAGTACAGAACACCTCCCCGCCCACGCTGGCCCTCCTGGCTCTGGCCGTCACGCAGGCGGGAATCGCCTTGTGGATGCGTGACCGGGGGAACCGGTGGCTGCAACGGCTGGGTCCGTGGACCGTCGTCGTGGCGGTCAACTCGGTGATCATGACGCTCTTCCTCTGGCACATGACCGCCGTCGTGATCGGTGTCCTGGCGCTTTACGGAACGGCGGTGATGCCCGACGCCACGCCCGGGTCGGCACTCTGGTTGCTCCTGCGCGTTCCCTGGCTCGCCTGCCTGGCGCTGATCCTCGCCCTTCTCGTCGCCGTGTTCGGGCGTTTCGAGCAGCGTACGAGGTTGCGGGCCGATTCTATGAGTGTGGTGAGGGGCGTGTTGCCCACGGCGCTGACGATCGCCGGGGTCGGTGCCGTGCTCGCCGGGCTTCTGGCCCTCGCCCTGGCCGGTCTGGGCTACCACGGACCGGCGGGCCTGCCCGTGAAGGTGCTGGTCGCCTACTTCGGCGGTGTTGCCGTACTGGCTTTCGTCCGTTGGCGGTATGCGCATCCGGCGCAGGAGTGA
- a CDS encoding TetR/AcrR family transcriptional regulator, protein MSGVRTSATPGRAVSHGRIDKREAILSAAFTVFADRGYARACMEEIAEVAGAAKHTVYNHLGDKETLFRHAMGAASAEVMAENLAVVERLLDDGDGDVRAKLENVAYRLLLRCCDDRSQAGHPERSRRRAADREPRGGRHVPAGLRRGPLTLPWKRSSPRCFSRR, encoded by the coding sequence ATGAGCGGAGTGAGGACTTCGGCGACGCCGGGACGAGCGGTCTCCCATGGGCGCATCGACAAGCGGGAGGCGATCCTGAGCGCCGCGTTCACCGTGTTCGCCGACCGGGGCTATGCCCGGGCGTGCATGGAGGAGATCGCGGAGGTGGCGGGTGCCGCCAAGCACACCGTCTACAACCACCTCGGTGACAAGGAGACGCTCTTCCGCCACGCGATGGGGGCGGCCTCGGCCGAGGTGATGGCCGAGAACCTGGCCGTGGTGGAGCGACTGCTCGATGACGGCGACGGCGATGTGCGGGCCAAGCTTGAGAACGTGGCTTACCGGCTGCTGCTGCGGTGTTGCGACGACCGGTCCCAGGCTGGGCACCCGGAGCGTTCCCGACGCAGAGCTGCGGATCGTGAGCCGCGCGGCGGTCGCCACGTTCCTGCGGGCCTTCGGCGCGGACCGCTGACCCTTCCCTGGAAACGCTCTTCGCCCCGCTGTTTCTCGCGACGCTGA